One stretch of Chryseobacterium fluminis DNA includes these proteins:
- the pgi gene encoding glucose-6-phosphate isomerase: MLSKINPTQTNSWKALDEHFGDNDFDLRSLFAYNPNRFNEFSLQKDNFLFDYSKNLINSRTKELLLNLAEESQLKDAISKMFSGDKINETEGRAVLHTALRDFSDKEILVDGENIKPQIRRVLDHMKTFSESIISGDHKGFSGKEITDVVNIGIGGSDLGPVMVVSALKHFKTRLNVHFVSNVDGNHIAEVVKDLNPETTLFIIASKTFTTQETMTNANSAKDWFLKAGKQEDVAKHFVALSTNVQAVKDFGIAEENIFEFWDWVGGRYSLWSAIGLSIVLSVGYENFEQLLKGASDTDQHFQTAEFSENIPVLMGLIGIWYRNFYAATTYAILPYSQYLDRFAAYLQQGDMESNGKCVDRNGEFVEYETGPIIWGEPGTNGQHAFYQLIHQGTELIPADFIAYAKSPNKVSDHQDKLLANFFAQTEALAFGKTEEEVEEELKNSGKSDEEIDFLLNYKVFHGNTPTNSILFNELTPFSLGQLIALYEHKIFVQGVIWNIFSFDQFGVELGKVLANKILPELENSESVNSHDSSTNGLINYYKSNK; the protein is encoded by the coding sequence ATGCTATCAAAAATAAATCCTACCCAAACAAACAGCTGGAAAGCTCTTGATGAACATTTCGGAGATAACGATTTTGATTTAAGAAGTCTATTTGCATACAACCCAAACCGTTTTAATGAATTTTCTTTACAGAAGGATAATTTCCTTTTTGATTATTCCAAAAACCTGATCAATTCACGGACCAAAGAACTTTTATTGAATCTTGCAGAGGAAAGTCAACTGAAAGACGCCATTTCAAAAATGTTTTCCGGGGATAAGATCAATGAAACAGAAGGAAGAGCGGTTCTGCATACTGCTTTAAGGGATTTTTCGGATAAGGAGATCTTGGTAGACGGCGAAAACATCAAGCCTCAGATCAGAAGAGTGCTTGACCACATGAAAACTTTCTCTGAAAGTATTATTTCAGGAGATCACAAAGGTTTCAGCGGAAAAGAAATAACGGATGTTGTGAACATCGGCATCGGAGGTTCAGATTTAGGGCCTGTGATGGTGGTGTCGGCTTTAAAACATTTTAAAACCAGGTTAAACGTTCATTTTGTTTCCAATGTGGACGGAAATCACATTGCGGAAGTGGTAAAAGACCTGAATCCCGAAACCACTTTATTCATCATTGCCTCTAAAACGTTTACCACACAGGAGACCATGACGAATGCCAACTCCGCAAAGGATTGGTTCTTAAAAGCAGGAAAACAGGAAGATGTAGCGAAACACTTCGTTGCTTTATCTACGAATGTTCAGGCAGTTAAAGACTTCGGAATTGCAGAGGAGAATATCTTTGAATTCTGGGACTGGGTAGGCGGAAGATATTCGCTGTGGAGCGCGATCGGCTTAAGCATTGTACTTTCTGTCGGATATGAAAATTTTGAGCAGTTATTAAAGGGAGCTTCCGATACAGACCAACATTTTCAGACGGCAGAGTTTTCTGAAAACATCCCAGTTTTAATGGGATTAATCGGAATATGGTACCGTAATTTTTATGCAGCCACAACCTATGCTATTCTTCCGTATTCACAGTATCTGGACCGGTTTGCAGCCTATCTTCAACAGGGAGATATGGAAAGCAACGGAAAATGTGTTGACCGAAATGGTGAATTTGTAGAATATGAAACCGGTCCGATCATCTGGGGAGAACCGGGAACCAACGGACAACATGCTTTTTATCAGTTGATTCATCAGGGAACAGAGCTGATTCCTGCAGATTTTATCGCTTACGCAAAGAGCCCTAATAAAGTTTCTGACCATCAGGATAAGTTACTGGCTAACTTTTTTGCTCAGACTGAAGCACTGGCCTTTGGAAAAACTGAAGAGGAAGTAGAAGAAGAGTTAAAAAATTCAGGCAAATCAGATGAAGAAATTGATTTCTTACTGAACTATAAAGTTTTCCACGGAAACACACCCACTAACTCTATACTATTCAATGAATTAACTCCTTTTTCATTAGGACAGTTGATTGCTTTGTATGAACATAAAATTTTCGTTCAGGGGGTTATCTGGAATATTTTCAGTTTTGACCAGTTTGGGGTGGAGCTGGGAAAAGTATTAGCGAACAAGATCTTACCTGAACTGGAAAATAGTGAAAGCGTTAACTCCCACGATAGTTCTACCAACGGATTGATCAATTACTATAAATCGAATAAATAA